The DNA window CCACGTGCACGCCATCGGCATCGAGCTCGCGGGCGAGATCGACGAAATCGTTGACGATGAACGGCACGCCATGGCGGCGGCACAGCGCCAGCAGCGCGGTGGCCTGTTCGCGCCGCAGTTCCGGCGAGGCCGTCTTGTGCCGGTACTGCAGCAGTGCCACGCCGGCGCCCAGTGCCGCCTCGGTACGTGCCAGCAGCGCGGCGGTATCGTCCCAGTCGGGAGTAACCAGATAAAGTCCGTGCATTCGAATTCTCCTGTATTAGCGCAACGGTATGCGCTGGCCGGTCGCGATCGCGTACGAGGCTTCCAGCGTGCGGTGGGTATAGGCCTGGGCCCGGGCAAGCGCCTGCGCGACCGGGCATCCCTGGGCCAGCAGCGCGGCGATCGCCGCCGCCAGCGTGCAGCCGCTGCCATGGAATGCGCCATCCAGCCGTGGCCAGTGCCAGTTCTGCTGCCGCGCAGGGCCCATCCAGCGATTGACGACTGAATTGCCGCCGGCATGCCCGCCGGTGACGAGCACGTGTTCGCAGCCGATCTGCCGCAGCACCTGCGCATGTGCCAGTTCCGCCACGTCGCTCGATGGCGGCGGAATGTCCTTCTGGTGCGCCTTCGCCAGCGCAGCCGCCTCCGGGCCGTTCGGCGTGATCACGGTGGTCAGCGGCAGCAGCGGCGCCAGTGCGGCGATGGCGCTGCCGCGCCCCAGCTGGTCGCCATTACCGCTGGCCAGCACCGGATCCAGCACCACCGGCAGCGCCGGGTTTTCCTCGCGCAGGC is part of the Pseudoduganella lutea genome and encodes:
- the thiD gene encoding bifunctional hydroxymethylpyrimidine kinase/phosphomethylpyrimidine kinase; protein product: MSHRPCVLVFAGADPSGGAGIAADVGAIAALDAHPLPVITALTVQDNNRVHEVLPVEHDVVMRQALAVAAAFRISAVKIGIPGNLENAQAIARVIIGLREENPALPVVLDPVLASGNGDQLGRGSAIAALAPLLPLTTVITPNGPEAAALAKAHQKDIPPPSSDVAELAHAQVLRQIGCEHVLVTGGHAGGNSVVNRWMGPARQQNWHWPRLDGAFHGSGCTLAAAIAALLAQGCPVAQALARAQAYTHRTLEASYAIATGQRIPLR